ACTAAGGCTGGAGACATGGAATTCTATATTTCTTCGAAGACTGCAAAATTTTGCAACAAAGCCCTCGAAAGCCAGTAGATTCTTCAAGCAGAGAGATCTAACCCAATAGCTCCATTAACTGCTGCTCTGATAATTGCGGAATACTATATTCTCAGCCTTTTCAGCTTGTTGCCTGGATCTTTGCCGACGACGACATAGCTGGTTTTAGAACTGGGGTGGGTATTGATAGTACCGCCTGCTTCCTGAATGATTTTTTCACTTGTTCATAACTGAGCTGGGCCAGTTTGCCAGTGATAACAAAACTTTGTCCCGCGAGGGGAGGCCAGTTGCGATTCAGGGACAACTGCTGGGACCGTGGCCACAGGATCATCTGAGGCAGACATCTGGAATTGTTGTTCAAGCTGTTGCTTTTCTTGGGTGAGTTTTTCAACCTGTTGCTCAAAATGCGAGACGACGTCTCTGGCCATTTTCATCGCTTTTCCAGCTCTACCTTGTCTTTTCAGGATTTTGACTTGGGTTTCTAGGGTCGTGATCTGTTGGTCGGCCTCTTTCATGGCTGCCATCATCTGTTCGGCAAGGCATCCCTAAGTCTGGTAGCTCAGCAGCCTGTTGTTCTAAGGTTTGGAGTTGCTGTTGTAGGGTCGTGATTTAGCCGTGGCAGTGTCGTAGTTGTGCTGAAGCTGATCGCGATCTGTCGTCAGATCTTGAAGCTGCTGTTCTAGTTCCACGGATGATGTCGCCGATTGCAGATCCACCACCTGTTGTTCTAAGGTTTGGAGTTGCGATCGCAACCCTAGTTTCTCTTCCTCAGCTTGCGATAGCTCTGCTTTCAGATCCTGCTGAGCCTGCGTTAACTGGTCCATTTCTGCCGTTATGGTGGTGGCCTGCTGGAGGTCGGCTTCGAGCTGAGCGTTCGCTTGGGTCAGGGATTGGACCTGCTCAGGTAGGGACTCTAGCGCTTTCAGTTGGGCGGTCAGGGTTTGGATGGTGGTTTCTGCCGTCTGTTGGCTTGGGTGATGCGATCGCATTCTGCCTTCGCTGCCGCCAACTCTGTCTCCAAAGCTGCAGTATCCGAGGCCTGTTCTAGAGAATCTTGTAGAGTCTGATTCTGCTCTGTTAGTGCTGCGAGCTGTTGCTCTAGACTGGCCTTTTCAGTCTGGGCAGCTTGTAAAGCTGTCTGCAAAGGGATGGGGGCGGCTTCAGCCGCTTGTAAGGCTGCCGTTAAACGCTTCTGCTCCGCCTTCACTGCTGCCAGCTCTGTCTCCAACGCAGAAGTATCCGAGGCTTGATTGACCGCAATTGTAATTCCTGATTCTGCTGGGTGAGTGCTGTCAGCTGTTGCTCCAGCTGAGTTTGTTCCGTTTGAGCTTCCTGTAAGGCATCCTGCAAAGGGATAGGGGCGGCTTCAGCGACTCTGAGGGCAGATGCTAATTGAGTCTTCTCCGCTTCCAGGCCTGTACCCGTTGTTCTAGGGTGATGACCTGCTGCTGCTGAACCTGTAAATCTTGCTGAGTTTGGGTCTGTTCCTGAATCAGGGTATTGAGCTGCCGTTCCAGGTCTTGCGCTTGAGTTTCGGCACCTTGTAATACGGACTCCAGAGTTTGTCGCTGTTGTTCTAAGTCCGTAATCTGCTGTTGCAAAGGAGGAAGATGGCCTTGATATTCCGCCACCTGCTGATTAAGGGTCTCCCGTTCTTGTTGCAGGGTTTGCAGTTGGGATTCCAAAGCAGCAATGGTTTTGGCCTGGTCGTTGGTAACTTCACCTTGCTCAGTCTCTAAGCGTTGCTGTTGCTCCAGAGTCTGAAGTTGCTGACGTAGGGTCGTCAATGCTGTTTGTGAGTCTGACAGTTCCGCCGATAGGATTTGATTGGTTTGAGTCAGGGCTTCAAGATCTGTGCTGGTGGGTTGTGCCTCTTGAGCGGTTTCCAAATCTGAGATTTGCTGGCGCAGGTTGGTAATCAGTTCTTGAGCATCAGTTAGCTCCGTGGTGAGCTGCTGCTGATTGGTAGTAAGTTCCGTAATCAGGCTGGAATCTGCCGTTTGGGTTTGCTCTAAACTCGTCTCTAATTCCTGCTGTTGCTGAGTCAAGGATGCAATCTGCTGCTGTAGCTCAGTGGCGTTCGATTGAGCGGTTTGCAGGGTAGTCACAAGGGACTCTTTCTCTTGGGCTAGGTCCTGCAACTGTTGTTGTTGCTGTTGATTTCTGGATTGGGCAGCTTGCAGGGCTTGTTCGAGTTCCTGTAAGGCTTGGGATTGCTCCGGTGGAGCTGAGGCGACCTGGTTCAGCAGAGCCTGATTATTTGGGTCAGGGTCTCCAGATTTTGCTGAAGAGTCTGGATTTGAGCATGGGCATCTTGGATCCGCTGCCAGCTCTGTGTTGAAGTCTGTGTCTTGGGTCTCTAAAGCAGACAAGGAGGTCTGAGCTGTTTCATAGTCCTCTGCAACTGCCGTTGTAGATCTTTGGCCGTGGCCAGTCGTCCGGTTAAATCGTCAATTTCCTGTTTTGCTCGGCAACCAGAGACTCCAGGGTTTGTTTTTCTTGACGAAGGGTAGAGAGATCCGTCTGCGCATGATGGAGCCCTTCTAGCTCTGCTGTTTAGCTGAGCATGGCTTGCTCCAACTGCTGATGCGTTTGAGTCAGAGCAGCAAGCTGCTGAACCGTTTCAGCCTGGGTGGTGGCTAGCTGGTCATGGGTGGCCGTTAGGGTCTCTAATCGCTGGGTTAGAGTGGCTTTCTCCTGCTGGACAGCAACTCGATCATCCTCTAGGCTCTGGTTTTGGGTGGTGAGGGTCGCAATTTGATCTTGGAGTACAGCCACTTCCGTCGCTAAGTTCTGACGCTGACGATCCCGTTGAGACTGCTGTTGCAGCTGATTTTCTAAAGTTTTTTGCGTCGTGGTCAGGCTGGCCACTTGTTGTTCAAGGCGTTGAATCGTTGCCTGGGCTTGCGTCACCTGAGATTGGTCTTGCTGTTGCGTCTGAGTCAACTGGGCAAGCTGCTGTTCCAGTTGGGCCTTAGCTTGGGTAGCGGCAGCGGCTGTCTGCTCTGCTGCCATTACCTTGGCCTGCAAGGGCTGTTGTGCTTGGGTTAGGGTATCCACTTGGAGCTGTAAGCCCCGCATTTTAGATTGAGCCTGGCGCAGATCCACTTCCGCTTGCGTCTTCGCAGCAGCGAGAGTGTCTAATTCCGTAGTCGTAGCAGCCCGCTCATCCAATTCAGCCTGCAGCTGTTGGCATTTCGCTTTGAGTCTCTAGTTCAGTTCTAGGGTCTTCTGCTGCTGGTCTTGGGCTTGTTTCTCGTCTGCCCAAGCGCGTTGCTGCTGTTGCAGCTGGCTGATCTGCTGCTTTAACTCGTCAACGCTCTGTTCTTGAGCCTCCACCACCTGTTTAGCCTTGGCAAGGGCCGTGGTTAACGTCTCATTATCGGTTTGAAGGGTTTGTTGCTCGGTCTGCAGACGGGTTTGGTCAGCTGTTAGCAACCGTTTTGTTCTTCAGAGGCAGATGTGAGTTGCTGCTGCCGCTGCCGTTGACGCAGGGTATCGACGGTAGCTGTCCCAATAGGAGCGCACCAACGCTTTCTAGAACCAAACGAAGATCAAGAATACTAGACAATTCAGGCATGGATGTAACGATGACTTTGGGGATGATGACAATCAGGAAACCAGTTCCTTCTCTTTATCCTGACGTTCTCCGCTGAGAAATGCTAGGACATTCGCTACAAAGACCTAAGTACTGGTTTAAACAGAAGCAACATACTCGCGGTAACCAGCTCCAACTAGCGCTACCGATATGGCCATAACTGCCATCTGCAGGTAATAGGGTTTGCTGAAAAAGTAAATTGAGCTATTCCTGGCATCAAATCGTACAATCAACCCAGTTGTGACGGCCAGGGCCATATTCCTTCACTGGCCCTAGAAAGCCCCAGGCAGCCCTGGCAGCTCCATAACGCTTTCCACACCAGCAATCCCACCCAAAATGAATGATAAAAGGTGGCGGAGCCACCGCTCTAGATTCATCACCAAGAACGTGATAGCAATCGCACTAGCAGCCGTATCCGCTAACTTCGCCATCACTCGATTCAAGCCAAATCTTCGCTTGGCCTGCCCAAACTTGCCCTCAATTGGACTCTCACCTTTTCGTCCTCCCGTGCTTGTTGCTTGAGTTGGCCCTGCACCTGGGGTCTTGTGAGTCTTCCTAACGGTGGTCCACTCAATCGGATACCTCGAGCTTTACACCATCGTCGATTAGCTCGGGTTCGATAGATTGGTCGGCATGGACTGAGAGAGGATAATGGCCAAAGCGACGATGAAAAGCTTCCACTTGATATTGAAGATGCTGGATTCATTGAACGCATCCCAGCTTAAACGTTCCAGAAACACACATCCGTTGACACAACTGAGGGATAGCTTGGCCCCAACTCAACAGGTACTCCAGCTTTGCCTCGGACCATCGGTCGGACATGAGGCTGAGTGAGGCTGACAATACGGTCATCTACTCGACGCACGTGCTGTTGATACATCCACTCTTGCTGTCGAAAGACTTCATGAATCACCAGCAACAGACGGTACTGTCGCCGGGACAGTCGGGACAGAGACGCTCCTAAAGCTATCAATCCATCAATGTGGGCTAGATTCCGACGCACATAGCCCAACTGCTGACGAATCCCTTACGAATCAGCTTGCGACTCGGTTGACGTTCTTGGCAATGGCCAGATAAGCTTTGCGGGCCTTTGGCGGTAGGTGCGAGGTTTGCCCTTGAGAGACAGCATGACTTGAGCATATAAAGCATCAAGGATGGCTTCACTCGCTTTGCGGGCATCATTGAGCAGATCTAAGTCTGTCGGATAGCGAATATCGGCTGGCGCACAGGTCGCGTCTATCAACAATTGGCCCTGGTTGGGAGGGCAGGAGGCTCATCTTCGTCATCTTCAGGAGAAGGAGATGACTCAGGGGACATCACAACAGGAGAACCTCAGATGCGAGCACTGATTCCACGACTGCGTCGTTGACTGAGTCAGTAGCTCTAGATTCAACCGTTGGCGAAAGTGAACCAGCATGGAGGCATCAAACGGAGCACTCTCTCGATATTCACTAAACCCAGAAAGTACTGCAAGTAGGGTTCTCTCGAATCTGTTCTACGGTCTCTGCATCGGATACACCCAGTTTCTCTTTGATGATTAAGGTCCCTAAGGCCACACGAAAGGGTTTGGCAGGTGCCCCCATGGTCTGACTGAATTGCTCTGCATACTCTGACTCAAAGCTCTCCCAAGGAATCAGCTCGGCGAGTTGACCCAGCGATTCTCTTCTGATAGTTTGCCTCCGAAGGGCAAGTAGAAGTCTTAAAGGACAGTTGACCGGGGATGGACGACGATACATTGGGGTGCATGTGCAAAGGTTTGAGTATTTGAACGATTTCCTGCACTTCTCAAGGGCGCTCAACACTTGGATACACTGCAAATATTCAACCTTAGACTTTCGAAGCAAGCCCTATTTATCATGTATTGTGGATTTCACTACAAAGCTTTAAAGCTAGCGATAGAATTGACGCGGCATCCCACAAAGGGGAAGTTGCATAAATAAGAGACCGAGCGATTAAAGTCTTGAGGATCCACTTTTAGGTTTCTGAGAGACTGGCACAACTCAGCCACCGCTGATTTTTGAAGAGATAAGATGTGGATTTAGCAAAAATCATCCAAATGAGTCTTGTTCTGTAGGATATTGGAGAGACCCACCCTGCTCTTCGAGCATTCCTCCCAGGAAGGATGGGACGTCCTATGTGACTCAGGAGTGTATCTATGCCTCACTTAGTCAAAGCCTCCACGATTCAAGAGTCCCCGAACAACATTTTCAACATCCTTTAAACTCTAATGCGGTACGACACACTAATCGATTGGGGACTGGGTGGGACTTGAACGGCTGGGAGTTCATCTGGTTAGAGTAGAGCCGGGTCGGGACACCACGCAGTTTCACTACCATCATCAAGAAGAAGAATTTGTTATGTCCTTTCGGGAAAAGGGATTGCCGAGATTGGCAATGCTTCATATGAAGTTGGTCCAGGCGACTTTATGGGATTTACAGCACCTTCCCAGCCCCATAGCTTGTCTAATCCTTTGACCAAGACTTGGTCTATTTGATGGGGGAGAACGACGCTCTGTCGATATCTGTGACTATCCCAAATTGCAGCAGCGGTTAATTCGTAGCGGTGAAGACCGTCAACTCTACAACTGTGATGATCTGCAGCAATTTAGGATCTAAATGCAGGCGTTGAATGGGGCCATTCTCTGTATCGCCTGGATAGTCGGCTTACTCTCTACGGCTCATCCTTATGGCTGGGTAGGGTTGATGGGCTTAGGGCTGGGGCTAATGGGAATACGAGTGCTTAGCTTACGAACACCCTGGCCGCTTCTTTATCCCTGGCGACGAGGCCCAAGGGTTGCCTTTTGGCTATTGGCTTTAGCCATCGCATTATTGCGAGCCTATATTTCTTCGTCCGCACCCCAACTCCAGGCTCAAGAGATATCAGTCGAATCGTCTCTGAAGTCTCGCGATCGCCCGTGACGGTTACAGGCAAAGTCAAACCATGCCTCGCCTGACACGGAGTCAAACCGTTCAGTTTCAGCTTCAGGCGTTAAAACTACAAGCAAAGCCAATTCAAAAAACGGTTCGTGGCTTACTCTATGTATCCTTGCCTCCAAAGCAGGGGCAAGAACTGCATCCAGGACAGCGATTGGAAATTTCTGGCTATCTATACAAGCCTCGTCGCTCCACTACACCCCAAGGCTTTGATTTTGAAGATTACCTCACTCGTTCCGGTATTTCGCAGGTTTGCGAGGTAAAACTGCTACAGTCAAGCAGTCTAGAGGAACTGGGGCGGATGGGCAGTTCGGCAGCGCATTGTGCGATCGCACGCCCGATTCCTGGGACCCGAAAAGGTGCGTTAGTCAGCGCCATGGTCTTGGGCCATCGTCGGGTTGATTTACCGTTCGATCTCCGCAATCGCTTTGTCAAAGTCGGTTTGGCTCATGCCCTAGCCGCGTCAGGATTCCATGTTTCTATCATTCTTGCAGGACTGTTAAAGATCACGGGTCGTCTATCGTCTCGAACTCAACTGTTCACCGGGCTGATCGGCTTAATCCTGTTTATCTTCTTGAGTGGATTTGAGCCCTCGGTTTCCCGTGCAGTCTTAATGGGGATGGCAGGTCTGGCTGCCGTTGCGGCCAACCAGAAGTTAAATCCAGTGGGCGTATTGCTGGTCGTGGCTGTGGGGCTGCTCGTTATCCAACCCCAATGGATCTGGGATTTGGGTTCCAACTCAGCTTCCTCGCCACTTTGGGACTGATTGTGACGGTGCCACCCTTAACTCACAAACTGGATTGGTTACCGCCTGCGTTCGCATCCCTATTCGCGGTGCCTATCGCCGCTATGTTGTGGACCTTGCCCTTACAGCTCTATCAGTTTGGAATCGCCCCGATTTATTGTTTGCTGGCCAATATTTGCACAACGCCGCTGCTGATTCTGCTGACGGCAGGTGGATTTGCAGCGGTATCGTAGCGGTGGTGTGGCCTTTGGCAGGGGGGCTATTGGCTTGGCTGCTGGCAATACCGACTCAAGGACTGATTTGGCTGGTCACTCAGATCAGCCAGTTACCGGGAGCCTCCTTAACCTTGGGCATGATCTCCATTGGGCAGTTGGTAGTGCTCTATGGGCTGCTGGTGTCGGCTTGGCTCTTACCCATTTGGCAGCAGCGCCTACCGCTATTGATAACCTTGGCCTTGGGTATCATCATTCTGCCCATTTGGCATCATCAAGTCCATCGCTTCCAAATCACGATTTTTGACCGGGCCACACCCCCGATGATGGTGATCCAGCAACCCAGATCGACGCTGGTATTGAATAGTGGCGATCGCAACACCGCATCACAAACCCTCGTTCCTTTTTTACAACGCCAGGGCATTGATCAAGTGGATCTGGCCTTAGCCACAGACTTACGATCTCGCTGGAGAGACGGATGGCCCGCGTTACTCCAGCAGGTCTCCCTAAAGAAGTTGATTCCCATCTCTGTAACCAACAACACCGCACTACAAGAGCAACTTCTTGGATCTCAGGTCCAACCGGAAAAGCTACGTTTCCTTCAAGTCGGTGAGCAACTGGTTCAAGACCAAACTCAAATTAGCGTCTTGCGTCACCAACCGACTCTGTTGCAGTTCACTATCAATCAACAAAACTGGCTGATGGTTTCGGGTAGGTATCAAGGATTATTACCTTGGCTGCAAACGGCCCAAGTCCCCTCGCCGCAAGTGCTATGGTGGTCCACACAAGTTGATCTAGAAGCGATTCACCACTTGCAACCTAAAGTTCTTATTCTCACGTCTCGCAATATTGATGCCGAAAGCTTGAGCCAGTTAGAACGCCGAATCTCCAAAGTTTATTGGACGCCCAGAGATGGGGCAGTGCAGTGGACTCGCGATCGTGGTTTTGAATCCACCTTCCCCCTTAGTGAAAATCCGGCTTCTCCCCTGTAGAATAGGCGTTAGACTAAACCAAAATCACCAACCTGGAGAGGTGGCAGAGTGGTTGAATGCGGCAGACTCGAAATCTGTTTTAGGGTCAAACCTAACGGGGGTTCGAATCCCCCCCTCTCCGTTTAATTAAGATACCGCCAGCAAGCGGCTTTAATGCTATTTGGCTTCCATCCAGTTGGCCCCAGTATGGACTTCAGCTACCAAGGGGATGCTGAGGGGAGCGCTGTTTCCATGGTGGTTTGATTTGCGATCGCACATCGTCCACCTCATCTACAGGGACTTCCAACACTAATTCATCATGGACCTGCATCAGCAGTCGACTCTTATAGGGTTCAAGAGCAGCCTGGAGTTGAACCATGGCAATTTAATCAAGTCAGCACTAGAACCTTGGATGGAGCATTGGCTGCTGCCCTCAGCAGACCTCGATCATAGCTACTCATTTTGATATCACTGAGATCGACTTCTGCTAACTCTTCTAGAGCTTTACCGCGATATTTTTTCAGACTCCGACTATCAAACTCAAAATAGCGTCGGCGTCCAAGAATCGTTTCCACATAGCCTTGGCTCACCGCTTCTCGCTCCATCCGCTGCAAATAGGCAAAAACCTCTGGATAGCGATCGTAAAACCGCTGAATAAAGTCTTTGGCCTCGCCATATTTAACCCCAGCCTCACGGGCAAATCGATGGGTCCCATGCCATAGATAACACCAAAGTTGATAATCTTCGCTAGCCTTCGTTCCTCGGCTGCAATTTCATCTTTTCCAACAGCAATTGAGCCGTCAGAGAGTGAACATCCTGACCATTCCGATAGGCATCTAATAGCCGTGGCTCTTGGCTGAGGTGGGCAAGGATCCGCAGCTCAATTTGGGAATAATCCGCTGCCATCAGGATCCAGCTCGATTCGGGAATAAATGCAGCTCGGATTTGACGGCTAAATTCAGTCCGTATCGGAATATTCTGCAAGTTGGGATTCGAGGAAGACAGGCGTCCCGTCGCGGTCACCGCCTGATTAAAGTCCGTATGGATACGATGGGTATCTTCTCTGACCAAGGTGGGTAAGGCATCCACATAGGTAGATTTGAGTTTGGCTAAGGTTCGATACTCCAACAGCACATCGATAATCGGATGATCACCCTGCAGTTTTTCCAAAGTGGCGGCATCCGTAGAGTAGCCCAGCTTGGTCTTGCGGGACTTCTTAACATCCAGCTCTAGGCGGCCAAATAGGATTTCACTCAACTGCTTAGGGGAGCCTAAATTGAAGATTTCTCCGGCTAGCTCATACGCCCCGGCCTCCAAGCGCTGGAGATCCGCCTCTAATTGGGTAGAGAGGGTTTGCAAATAGTCTTGGTCAATGCGGACACCCGACGTTTCCATCACCGCCAACACCGCTTCCAAAGGCAGCTCTACTTCCTGGAAGAGGCCATATAGGGAGGGAATTGCAGCCAGTTCAGCTTCCAGCTTCTCCCTCAGCTGATAGGTGGTGAATACATCCAAGCCGCAATATTCTGCCACTTGAGAAATGGATAAGTCAGCAATGGTTTGCCCCTTTTTGACCAATTCCTTATAGCTTTTGCCGTTATTTGCAGATAATTTCGAGAGAGATCCGTCAGGTTATGGCTACGTTCTGGATTTAGCACATAACTAGCCAGCATCGTGTCAAAGACAACCCCTGAAGATGAATTCCCTGGAACTGGAATACCAACCGATCAAATTTGGCATTTTGGAGCACCTTGGGATAAGCATCACTTTCTAAAATGGGGCGTAACCCTTCCAGGGCCGTCGCAAGCTCTAAGTTGTCACCCTCTTTATGGCCGACTGGAATATAGGCAATCGCCTGTTCATCCCCCTGCCAGCAACAGCCAATACCAACGAGATGGGCATCTCGGGGGAAAGGCTATCGGTCTCTGTATCCCAGGCCACAGGACGGTTGACATCGGTGCACGCTTCCAAAATCGTGATTAACTCTTTCAACTTGGCCGGCGTATCCACAATTCGAGGGACCAGTTGAGGAGGTGGCGGCGTTTGAGCAGCCTCCGTATCTTCAGCACTAAAAAACCAGGTGTCATCTCCATCGTCTGTAACCGGAGACGCGGTAGGGGCAGGTGGGGCGATGGCTTCTCCCCCAAACTGCTTTGTAACTGGTTAATTTGGCGCAGGAAAGACTGAAATTCTAGCTTCTCCAGCACAGGAGACACCTTATCCGAGGTGAAGCCTTTGAGTTCAAAGTCTTTTGGCCCCACCTTTAAAGGCACATCCAAGACAATACGAGCCATAAATTGAGAATGATAGGCAGCCTCTTTGCCCGTGATCAGTTTTTTCTGAACAGCTCCTTTAATTTGATCAACCGAGGCATAGATATTATCGAGGGTGCCATACTCCGTCAGCAGCTTAACGGCAGTTTTATCGCCAATCCCCTTCACCCCCGGAATATTATCGGACGAGTCTCCACAAAGCGCCTTGTAATCGACAATCTGCTCAACCATGACGCCCATCTTTTCTTGGACTTCGGTGGGGCCAAATGACCCTGGTGGGGCTCCACTCCGAGAGGCAGCACTATAGATATTGCTCATATAGAGAATACGAACCCGATCGTCAGGCTGAACCAGCTGAAATAAATCGCGATCGCCACTGAGGATCTTCACCTTAAAGCCTTGCTGACTCGCCTGATAGGCCAACGTGCCTAGCACATCATCCGCTTCATACCCCGGCTCAACCACAATGGGCAAATCCATAGCGGTCAAAAGCTCTTGCAAATTTTCTAGATCTGGGATGAAGTCCTCGGGGGTTTCGGCTCGGTTGGCTTTATAGGTTTCATCGGCTTTATGGCGAAAGGTCGGTCCCCCCAAGTCAAAGGCGATGGCTAAATAATGGGGTTTTTCGGTCTTCAGTAAATCCAGTAGGTTCTTAAGAAACCCATAACAGACACTCGTGGGAATCCCTGTAGAGGTTCGTAATCCGCCTTCTCGGCCTTTAGCAAAAGCATAGTAAGCCCGAAAAGCCAGGGAATGTCCGTCAACCAAAACCAGGGTGGGTTTGGAGTCTGCGCTTGCGGAAGACTGAAGTGCAGCGGGTGCTGGGGAAGTAGAGGTGGGAGTCATGACCCTATTGTACGGATTTACAAGGCTTTATCCGTGATAGACAAGACTTTCCACACGATTCCTCATGCAACTCAGCACCTCGCCGCTCACGCAAATGGGTCAGAGGAAAAACTGTTATGGGGAACAATAGGCTCAGCCTATGGCATTTCGTCACTTTCACAGCCCTATTCCCATCACAGCGAGCAACAATGACCCAACACAACCGTCTCACATATCTTGGCAGTCTAATGTTTGCTTCCTT
The genomic region above belongs to Acaryochloris sp. CCMEE 5410 and contains:
- a CDS encoding SNF7 family protein, giving the protein MKEADQQITTLETQVKILKRQGRAGKAMKMARDVVSHFEQQVEKLTQEKQQLEQQFQMSASDDPVATVPAVVPESQLASPRGTKFCYHWQTGPAQL
- a CDS encoding BRCT domain-containing protein produces the protein MIQEAGGTINTHPSSKTSYVVVGKDPGNKLKRLRI